The Arthrobacter sp. PM3 genome contains the following window.
CCGGCTGGCGGCGTCCGGCAGCCCGGCCTGGGACAGGACCTTCGCGACGTCGTCCGGGCCGTTGGGCAGCCCGTTGGCCTTCAGCGTCTCGCGGACCTGGTCACCGATCTTCCACACCGGGTTCAGGTTGGACATGGGGTCCTGCGGGACCATGCCGATGCTGTTGCCGCGCAGTTCGATCATGCGGTTTTCGCCGGCGTTGGCGATGTCCTCGCCGTCGAACAGGATCTGGCCTGCCGTGACGCGGCCGTTGCCCGGGAGGAGGCCGATGGCGGCCAGCGCGGTGGTGGACTTGCCGGAGCCCGACTCGCCCACGATCGCGACGGTTTCGCCCGGCATGATGGTCAGGCGGGCGTTGCGGACGGCATTGACCTCACCGTTGCCGGTGGTGAAGCCGATGGCGAGGTCCTTGATTTCAAGCAGCGGGCGCTCTGCGGCGTCACTGGCTTCCTGGAAATCAACAGAGGCGCTCATGGTGTCCCCTTTCATCGCTTGCGGGCTTTGGGATCGAGCGCATCACGCAGGGCGTCGCCCAGCATGATGAAGCTCAGGACGGTGATGGACAGCGCGATGGCCGGGTAGAGCAGCGGCATCGGGTTGGACCGGAGGGAGGCCTGCGCCGCCTGGATGTCGTTGCCCCAGGACATGACGCTGGGCGGCAGCCCGATGCCCAGGAAGGACAGCGTGGATTCGGCCACGATGAACGTGCCCAGCGAAATGGTGGCCACGACGATGATCGGGGCCAGCGAGTTCGGCAGGACGTGGCGCATGAGGGCACTGAACTTCGACACGCCAAGTGACCGGGCGGCCTTGACGAAGTCGGCGTTCCGGACCTCGATGACCGCGCCGCGGGTGATGCGGGCGATCTGCGGCCAGCCGAAGACCACCAGGATGAGCACCAGCGTCCAGACCGTCCGGTTGGTCCGGAACATCGGCAGCTGCATGAGCACGATCGCACCCAGGATCAGGGGCAGGGCGAAGAAGATGTCGTTGATGCGGGCCAGGACCGAGTCGATCCAGCCGCCGTAGTACCCGGCCACGGCACCCAAGATGCCACCGATCAGGAGCACGCCGAGGGTGGTGAACAGGCCCACCGTCACGGAGGAGCGGGTGCCGAAGATGACGCGGGCATAGACGTCGCAGCCCTGCTGGGTGAAGCCCAGCGGGTGGCCGGCGGCCGGGCCGGCGTCGGAGTTGGCCAGCTGGCACGCTTCCGACGTCGGGTCGATCGGCGAGAACAGCCCGGGGAAGACGGAGACCGCCACGACCACGAGGATCAGGAAGGCGGAGATGAGGAACAGCGGCTGCTTGCGCAGGTTCTTCCAGGCCTCGCCCCACAGGCTCAGCGGCGCGGCCTCGTCCTTGACCCGGTCCGTCGCCTGGAGCGGGGTCTCGGAGACGTCGGCCACGAAGTGCTCGATCCGGCGGCCCGGACGGAGGGACACGGCGTGCCGTGCGGTGGTGTTCTCAGGAGTCATAGCGGATCCTCGGGTCAAGCCAGGCGTAAAGCAGGTCAACG
Protein-coding sequences here:
- a CDS encoding ABC transporter permease, whose protein sequence is MTPENTTARHAVSLRPGRRIEHFVADVSETPLQATDRVKDEAAPLSLWGEAWKNLRKQPLFLISAFLILVVVAVSVFPGLFSPIDPTSEACQLANSDAGPAAGHPLGFTQQGCDVYARVIFGTRSSVTVGLFTTLGVLLIGGILGAVAGYYGGWIDSVLARINDIFFALPLILGAIVLMQLPMFRTNRTVWTLVLILVVFGWPQIARITRGAVIEVRNADFVKAARSLGVSKFSALMRHVLPNSLAPIIVVATISLGTFIVAESTLSFLGIGLPPSVMSWGNDIQAAQASLRSNPMPLLYPAIALSITVLSFIMLGDALRDALDPKARKR